One genomic window of Candidatus Nanohalobium constans includes the following:
- a CDS encoding dihydrodipicolinate synthase family protein, with amino-acid sequence MINNDGFEPGGVYPALPTPRNEDGSINYETARNHIEYLAAGGVDGIVPAGCTGHAAYLSGQRSDGSMSEHAEYVSRISEIASDIDSELDVIAGDGMNVPEQTIELASEIEEVADIDAHLMISPYQVGTPQEDIVEQHYQPIAEAVDEDIIAYNVPGRTGVNIFPETVLELAEIPGIVGIKEASNDRYQIRQLGRMLRRKNYDNFHLGSGDDFNNPLVYEEGGDFTISVTGNILPEETVQVWEHGVNGDEADQVRAETLNELLMPAHNAMFQDGEKNPQSVQYALNQMGFNHGTPGGSLDREPREDEIIRTQDGEQRVFNQTEIDTVLDHFDLREEV; translated from the coding sequence ATGATTAACAATGATGGGTTTGAACCGGGGGGTGTTTACCCTGCTTTGCCAACTCCCCGAAATGAGGATGGATCTATTAATTACGAAACTGCTCGAAATCATATAGAATATCTCGCTGCTGGAGGTGTAGATGGGATAGTTCCTGCTGGTTGTACTGGTCACGCGGCCTATCTTTCAGGTCAGAGATCTGATGGGTCGATGAGCGAGCATGCAGAATATGTCTCCAGAATCTCAGAAATAGCTAGCGATATCGACTCCGAACTGGATGTGATTGCGGGTGATGGGATGAATGTACCTGAACAGACTATTGAACTGGCCAGTGAGATAGAGGAAGTAGCTGATATTGATGCTCACCTCATGATCTCTCCTTATCAGGTGGGAACGCCTCAGGAAGATATAGTGGAGCAGCATTATCAACCTATAGCTGAGGCAGTGGATGAAGATATTATTGCTTACAATGTGCCGGGACGCACGGGCGTTAATATTTTTCCTGAGACTGTCTTAGAGCTGGCGGAGATACCTGGTATAGTAGGTATCAAGGAAGCCTCAAATGATAGATATCAGATTCGGCAGTTGGGAAGAATGCTTAGAAGAAAAAATTACGATAATTTCCACTTGGGATCGGGAGATGACTTCAATAATCCTCTTGTATACGAAGAAGGAGGTGACTTTACAATCAGTGTTACAGGAAATATACTACCGGAAGAAACCGTTCAGGTATGGGAACATGGGGTTAATGGAGACGAAGCAGATCAGGTAAGAGCTGAAACATTAAACGAACTTTTGATGCCAGCACATAACGCTATGTTCCAAGATGGAGAGAAAAATCCTCAATCTGTCCAGTATGCATTGAATCAGATGGGTTTCAATCATGGTACGCCTGGAGGTTCATTGGATCGAGAACCTAGAGAAGATGAAATAATCAGAACACAGGATGGCGAACAAAGAGTGTTTAACCAGACAGAGATTGATACGGTGC